ATTGGCGTTTCCCTAGCAATCGGAGAAGGGAATGCAAAATAAGATAATCCCCATATATTGAGCTAAAATCGTTTTAATGAAAATGGCATACCATATAGGTGTTCCATCCTTGCGGTTGAGGTAGAAATAAGGGCATGTAGCTTTGTGGAACTTGGAGTGAGCTAGCAAAATAGGTTGCCTTTGACAAGGATGCTCCTGAAAAAGTTGCAGATGATACGCCAGATGAAGAAACTACTGCAGAGCCGCCCGAACCATAAACGGGTCCCATTACAGGTACCGCATTTGGAGCAGCTAATGTAGGTTGGGGATGATGGAACTTGCAAGCATATCCATATTTACATAACCCTGTGCGCATATAAAAAGGACAAGGCTTTGCGTCCTGTACAATATACAACCACTTTAACGACGTCTATAGTAATCCATGCTCGTGGTTTGACTGTGTACCAAACCTTGAGGGATCAAACCTAAATGAAACGACCGGATTATAGAAGATATAACCACCTGACGCATTGGTAATCCCAACATATTCAACAAGAAATCAGCTTTTCTATCCTTGGGATGATGATATCTACAGGTCGACCCATACTTACAGGTGCCCGTCTTTAGATAGTGCTGAGAGACAACATATTTATCAGAATATCTCTTCACATATCACAAGCTCACTGAAAGCTTGATCATTTGGTCAACACATAGCCAGCAAAACAAGTTAGTTATATGACTCGAGTAAGAAATGCAAACTTACCAAAAAGCACAGTTCATTAACGAGCCTACATACTGACATACCTTATCAAGCTTAgcctgaaaatttaatactactcgCCTACGACAAGCCAATTACCATAAGTGAAGACAAATAAATGCACCTGAACTAAATTTACTACACATCTCAATAAGATAAAACAACGTTGATGTGTTGATGTGTAGTGCGGTAGAGAATGCCTCATTTGCTCTAAGCAGTACAAGAAATCATCTTCAAGGAACAATCGTTATAGACCActaagtaataaaaatacacaGAGACAATAGCAAGATTAGCTTGAAAAAGAAATCGAACCGAAGAATTACCCCACAATCCGGCTGTCCAGCCCTTTCGGGAAGCTCACTGCCGGCTTTAACACCATAAACCTATCCATCCATCGCCAAGAACACCAACAACAAACGAAACAATTCAGAAAGCATCATAACAAAAGCACATAATGcaaaaaaacatgatattTATCATGTAGATTCATACTTGTCCTGCACTAGAGGGATGATTAAAACGACAATTGCTCCCATAGCCACAAGACCCCGTCCGCAAATAGTAAATGCAATCGGGTTCACCCGGCCGATCCGGGTAGGATCCCCGCTCATCACCATTTCCATCACTCTCTTCCACCTTTACCCGTCTCATTGCCTCTGCCAAAATCAACTAGCTAAGCATCAAAACCAAAACGCACAAACGTGAGCTGAGCTAAGATGATACtcataatcaaaattcaagCTCTATTAACCAAATCAACCAATctcaattacaaaaaaaaacaaaaaaacaccaaTCATCAAGCAATACGAGAGATCAACATTGATAAagcataaaatagaaacaaaaacagagattTTGACCGAAATTCGTACCTACAACTCCGTCGGACGTGGAATCAATTCTCGAAAACTTCCGATTCCCCGGCATCGATCTGTACCCACACTTTGCAGAATTTGTGGTTTGGAATTTCGattttgatattgattttgaattacAACCTCGACACGCTTGTGATTATGATCAAAATTCAGAAACCACGCCGACTTTCAATgcagaattaaaattattcgatttctctctctagaactGAGGCTCCAGAATCCAGATCTTCAAAAAAGTCCCAATATTACGAATCCTTGCTTGCTTAAGATTTTCCTGCACTCgtgtattaaatttaattcaccaataatatttgtttattgttgTATTACAAGAACAAAGGTACACGTGGCATAATGAAAAGACATGTTTGCCCATAGAAATTGTTGTTGTTTCTTGCCTCTCTTGTTCatgtataatataattatgccaatatttttcttataaattaagttctttattttataaatctaGTAAAAAAGCCTTAGCTTCAAAAGTTTAATAATAGTGTCCGTGATGTTAATTTCTAATTCAGCTAAATTAAAGAATCGTGGAAAATAAAAGTGTAAACAATATAATCCTCTTTTACTTACTCCTGCATCCATAAAAGATAATCTAATTTTTGGATGATACTAATTTTAACGAGGAATTGGTAAATATAATTGAGATAGAGtaggtaaaataaaaaaaatatatgaagaaagagtaaatTAAGTGTGAGAAGGAGAATTAAAAGCGAGgggtaaaatatgagagatgaactttccatatttagaaatgagactattttttatagatatcccaaaatgacaaaatgagactattttttatcgaCGTGTGGAGTAGAAGGCATCAGTCGAACATGGTAGGATACAAAATTGTCtttataaacaataaatagtagatatATCTTTTGTTTGACTTATTATCTGctgtccacaaaaaaatagacaaagttGTAAATGTCATGgtttttaatgcacaattggtaaagtaagagagaggaagtgAACATGTGGTGtaagtagtgttagtagatTGTGAGGTCACTTTTAGAATAATGTGTAGGGTTAGTATTGGTttaaaactttctatttttaaaactagttTAATTTTGGTGAACGAGACAAAATGCTAAaacttgtctatttttttggatgtgGGAATGGATCATTATTTTGTGTCAATAATCATGCCTGCGCCattttggacataaaattcaaaagcTATCTTTTTATAggtttttaaatatttgtctCAAAACTAGAAAGGAATACACCGCTTTTGAAGAGAATGAtataatgaatgaatgaatgaatgggGTTATTATCGGTCAAAAATAGCAAGGAAgtgatttttatattctattagcATCAAATAGATTCAAGTtgagaggaaaaaagaaaaatcttcTAAATGGAGTAACTAGTCTgtataaaatttgatccttgatatcaaatactactaattgaatattttgtaaacatatttgcatataaaaatcacaaatagaGACCTAGTGAGACAGACAGCAGCAGCAAcgatgaaatttatttatagtagtactaatattcatGAACCAAAGATTGATTTAATCTTTCAAGCATGCAATTAGTTGGGGGCATTTCTGTCATTTCGAGCATCATAGGTTATGTAACTACGGCTTACGGTACTAGACTACTAGGAAACTAGAAGTGGGCGCGAAATACAgagaatatattattaaatttgtatttcttgTAAATGCGAAAAATCGTCGCCGTTGAAGGGGGTAAAAGTAGTAGCGTGGGCTAGAAGCAGGATGATATCAGCCGTTGATCAACCATGTCTCTTTGATTTTCTCAGATGGAGTATTAGCCGTCAGATCGCCGAATTCCATGGGTCCCACGTATCGGAAGGTGTACTGCTTTTGTGAAAAGGAAGTGGTGCATGTAAGATAGAATACAGCgtgcaaaatgaaatagtagtaaaaagtTACTCACTCTGTCGCCGAATCAGAGGTACtgttaattttcattttgttccatctctaattaaaattaattcttcatttttattataaatagtaaataaatcttatatttcactaattcattttacttacattttattataaaatcaatataaaaaaataatcatatattccactaattttttcaaccaactttatttatattttttaaaattcgtgtccgATCAAAGTGTTACTCTtaatatgggacggagggagtaaaatagataaaattctTACATGTATACCATTAATACAtgattcttttttatattaataatgcTTCGCATTATTATACGTTGAGAATGAATGTAGGATAGTATGTGATACTTAAAAATATGGTATCATTTGGTGGGGTATCGACCAGTAATGTTATATTATATGAGTATaagtgtgatcaaatactaattaatttatagtaatagtaataattaattttaattttatatgttaaaatataaagatataaatttatcaatcttcttgtgttgataaacttatattgatataattatatctttgctttgataattttaatagacaaaattaaaagatattatcttttattatatCATATTAGTATGcttatattttcatgtttaaCATTGTGTATCGGCTTATTGATATAATAGTCATACCAAACTAATATTCATGTGTAGaagttatatattatatgGATGTTGTGTGATATATGTGACCCAAATCATATATCATATTgcataattacatattttattataattacatgatatacatttttattagaattatagAGATTGAGTGGGTTGCTATATAATATGGTGCTTAGAAATATGCTTTCATGATATTAGCAATTATGTATCACATAATTATATGTAATTGAgttttaaattagaataagTGAATTATGTGTTAGGTGTTTATGTACATGTACGTGTTAGACTAGGAGTGCTTTTGTAATTACTAAGctatacatataatatttatttaaatcacatacatatgtctatttatatatacggAAGGCGGGTGGTTCCAATAAACTAAAGtgcaatttttatattatactagTTACTTAGAATTTTATCTAAtaagattaattataatttttatcttgtttGATACGTGTGTGAATTTTTGAGTAAGCAAAAATGAATAGGTGTGAATCCTATTTCCATAACCGCCTATAACTTACCATATATAGGCCTTTGAagtgtaattttaaaaaaagaaaaaaaaagggaccGAGAACTTGGAATCCCAAGGATCAAGATTGAACGGGAAGAGGAGTAAGGGGTCAGTTAAAATACTTATCTGATaatgtgtataaatcacacttttaattttatatattttatgtgattgat
The genomic region above belongs to Salvia hispanica cultivar TCC Black 2014 chromosome 3, UniMelb_Shisp_WGS_1.0, whole genome shotgun sequence and contains:
- the LOC125217030 gene encoding zinc finger CCCH domain-containing protein 66 isoform X1, whose amino-acid sequence is MPGNRKFSRIDSTSDGVVEAMRRVKVEESDGNGDERGSYPDRPGEPDCIYYLRTGSCGYGSNCRFNHPSSAGQVYGVKAGSELPERAGQPDCGHYLKTGTCKYGSTCRYHHPKDRKADFLLNMLGLPMRQDAKPCPFYMRTGLCKYGYACKFHHPQPTLAAPNAVPVMGPVYGSGGSAVVSSSGVSSATFSGASLSKATYFASSLQVPQSYMPLFLPQPQGWNTYMGNANPLPVTSVLTGPVPNGQQSVSYLPERSDQPECRYFMEHGSCKYGSECKYHHPREKLSPLVSTSVIPLGLPLRPGQPVCSYYSLYGICNYGPACRFDHPVDRHNYAYSLRVPPTAFAYPAPAPYQRIASQLPVTDVSPAKSSKLSDWIKKETTASNKHHQNSNTKSLGESLEQSDSKASSDVLHDESD
- the LOC125217030 gene encoding zinc finger CCCH domain-containing protein 66 isoform X2; amino-acid sequence: MRRVKVEESDGNGDERGSYPDRPGEPDCIYYLRTGSCGYGSNCRFNHPSSAGQVYGVKAGSELPERAGQPDCGHYLKTGTCKYGSTCRYHHPKDRKADFLLNMLGLPMRQDAKPCPFYMRTGLCKYGYACKFHHPQPTLAAPNAVPVMGPVYGSGGSAVVSSSGVSSATFSGASLSKATYFASSLQVPQSYMPLFLPQPQGWNTYMGNANPLPVTSVLTGPVPNGQQSVSYLPERSDQPECRYFMEHGSCKYGSECKYHHPREKLSPLVSTSVIPLGLPLRPGQPVCSYYSLYGICNYGPACRFDHPVDRHNYAYSLRVPPTAFAYPAPAPYQRIASQLPVTDVSPAKSSKLSDWIKKETTASNKHHQNSNTKSLGESLEQSDSKASSDVLHDESD